In a single window of the Acidobacteriota bacterium genome:
- a CDS encoding STAS domain-containing protein encodes MSDITISERQAGDVTILDLSGKVTIGEGSVALRNAIRKLLGDGKNKIVLNLGNVGYIDSSGIGELVSSFTAVKKEGGTLKLLHLTQKIQDLLAITKLLTVFDTFDDEASALSSFD; translated from the coding sequence ATGTCTGATATCACGATCTCGGAACGCCAGGCGGGCGATGTAACGATCCTCGACCTGTCAGGAAAAGTAACCATTGGCGAGGGCAGTGTGGCACTTCGCAATGCTATTCGAAAACTCTTGGGTGACGGAAAGAACAAGATCGTCCTGAACCTCGGAAATGTCGGCTACATTGATTCGAGCGGCATTGGAGAACTCGTTTCCAGCTTTACGGCGGTCAAGAAGGAGGGCGGCACGCTCAAACTTCTCCACCTGACGCAGAAGATCCAAGATCTGCTTGCGATCACCAAATTGCTCACCGTTTTTGATACGTTCGATGATGAGGCCTCGGCACTCAGCAGCTTTGACTAA
- a CDS encoding ATP-binding protein encodes MTSLPSRIESVDTAAEIAAVFVKECGHGDEFAYAIDLAVRESIANAVKHGNKFDENKNVDLTLSASDGNVEILVRDHGSGFSPEEIPDPTDPENLLKASGRGILFMRSFMDMVEWEDAEDGGVIVRMRKGS; translated from the coding sequence ATGACCTCATTACCGAGCCGGATCGAGTCGGTGGATACCGCCGCCGAGATCGCCGCTGTTTTTGTCAAGGAATGCGGTCACGGAGATGAGTTTGCGTATGCCATCGATCTGGCGGTCCGCGAATCGATAGCGAACGCCGTCAAGCACGGCAACAAATTTGACGAGAACAAGAACGTCGACCTTACACTCTCGGCATCGGACGGCAATGTTGAAATTCTGGTGAGGGATCACGGGTCCGGTTTTTCACCGGAGGAAATTCCTGACCCGACCGACCCGGAAAATTTGCTCAAGGCCAGCGGCAGGGGCATTCTTTTCATGCGTTCGTTCATGGATATGGTCGAGTGGGAAGATGCCGAAGACGGCGGCGTCATAGTCAGAATGAGAAAAGGAAGTTAA
- the aroA gene encoding 3-phosphoshikimate 1-carboxyvinyltransferase, with the protein MRVLPAKRLEGSITVPGDKSISHRAAMIAAMAEGTTVIRNYASGRDCASTLKCLWELGVPIEVSGTTVTITGVGKQGFQKPIGPLDCGNSGTTLRLLAGILAGQSFESVLTGDESLKKRPMNRIIAPLARMKAMLLSPFNTAPLKMRSRLPLRAIEYTPDVASAQVKSCIMLAGLNAEGSTRVIEPIPTRDHTERMLEWFGADLNSLGGSKLTARNVDIPGDISSAAFFIAAAGCLPGSRLGIKNVGINPTRTEFLNVLREIGVKIDIEKLTTKGPEPLGNITVTAPEKLSGKIHISGSKVGALIDEIPILAVAGTQVEGGIEVRDAGELRKKECDRISAIVENLTWLKAIPVEYSDGFSVERTRLRGQYARSFGDHRIAMAFAVAALLAENSVLVQNAECVDISYPGFFDILESVTKR; encoded by the coding sequence ATGCGAGTGCTTCCTGCAAAACGCCTCGAAGGCAGCATAACGGTTCCCGGCGATAAGTCTATATCTCATCGGGCGGCGATGATCGCCGCGATGGCCGAGGGAACTACAGTGATACGGAATTACGCATCGGGCCGTGACTGTGCCTCGACATTGAAATGCCTTTGGGAGCTTGGTGTTCCGATCGAGGTTTCGGGCACTACCGTAACTATCACCGGCGTCGGCAAGCAAGGGTTTCAAAAGCCGATCGGCCCGCTCGACTGCGGCAACAGCGGAACGACACTGCGTCTGCTGGCAGGAATACTTGCGGGCCAGAGTTTCGAGTCAGTATTGACCGGCGACGAGTCGCTTAAGAAGCGGCCGATGAACAGGATAATCGCGCCTCTCGCCCGGATGAAGGCAATGCTGTTGTCGCCATTCAATACTGCTCCGCTCAAAATGCGCAGCCGACTCCCGCTGAGAGCCATAGAATATACACCCGACGTCGCGTCGGCACAGGTGAAATCGTGCATCATGCTGGCCGGCCTCAATGCCGAAGGCTCGACCCGCGTCATCGAACCGATCCCGACACGTGACCATACCGAACGGATGCTCGAATGGTTCGGAGCTGATCTGAATAGCTTGGGCGGATCGAAGCTGACCGCAAGGAACGTGGACATTCCCGGCGACATATCATCGGCAGCATTCTTTATCGCGGCCGCCGGCTGTCTGCCTGGATCGCGTCTCGGGATAAAGAACGTAGGCATAAATCCGACAAGAACTGAATTTCTGAATGTTCTGCGAGAGATCGGCGTAAAAATAGACATCGAGAAATTAACAACCAAAGGACCTGAGCCGTTAGGTAATATCACCGTTACTGCTCCGGAAAAATTGAGCGGGAAGATCCACATCTCAGGATCAAAGGTCGGAGCACTAATAGACGAGATACCGATATTGGCGGTCGCCGGCACGCAGGTCGAGGGCGGTATAGAGGTGCGCGATGCAGGCGAGCTTCGCAAAAAAGAATGTGACCGTATCTCTGCGATCGTCGAGAATCTCACTTGGCTGAAAGCGATACCGGTGGAATATTCGGACGGCTTCAGCGTCGAACGAACCCGTCTGCGGGGTCAATACGCCAGATCTTTCGGTGACCATCGTATTGCGATGGCCTTCGCGGTAGCCGCTTTGCTCGCTGAAAACAGCGTCCTAGTCCAGAACGCAGAATGTGTCGATATCTCGTACCCCGGTTTTTTCGATATACTGGAGTCGGTAACCAAAAGATAA
- a CDS encoding BON domain-containing protein, which yields MKLKVLTITMLAAALFLSACGKSDADVTKAATDKLAAEKVTGVTVTVKDGVATLTGEVADATVKSKAEAAVKGVEGVKSVTNSVTLKPLPTPPPVADDKMLEGTINEGLKKAGIEGVKIEVKDGEVTFSGKVDKDKVMKVQEVIADAKPKKMVNNLNK from the coding sequence ATGAAACTTAAAGTTTTGACAATCACGATGCTTGCAGCGGCCCTCTTTTTGAGTGCTTGCGGCAAGAGCGATGCAGATGTTACAAAGGCCGCTACTGATAAGCTTGCCGCTGAAAAAGTAACGGGCGTAACGGTTACGGTCAAGGACGGAGTTGCCACGCTGACCGGCGAAGTCGCGGATGCGACCGTCAAGAGCAAAGCAGAAGCTGCGGTCAAGGGTGTTGAGGGCGTTAAGAGCGTTACGAACAGCGTCACACTCAAGCCGCTTCCGACTCCGCCGCCTGTCGCAGACGACAAGATGCTCGAAGGCACCATTAATGAAGGCCTAAAGAAGGCCGGTATTGAGGGCGTGAAGATCGAGGTCAAGGACGGCGAGGTCACTTTCTCAGGGAAGGTCGACAAAGATAAGGTGATGAAGGTCCAAGAGGTCATCGCCGATGCCAAACCGAAGAAGATGGTAAACAACCTCAACAAATAA
- a CDS encoding LysM peptidoglycan-binding domain-containing protein gives MSLQEKYVSLLELANANGTTYELSEVDGVLHITGSAPSSEAKAELWAEYERLDPDFQSNDLVLSISAADAAGGGANTYTVVSGDNLSKIAAKYGITWKEIFDANRDILSNPDLIHPGQELKIPS, from the coding sequence ATGTCATTACAGGAAAAATACGTTTCTCTGCTCGAGTTGGCCAACGCGAACGGCACCACCTATGAATTGAGCGAGGTCGACGGCGTGCTTCACATCACCGGTTCTGCTCCCAGTTCTGAGGCAAAGGCTGAGCTATGGGCAGAATATGAAAGGCTCGACCCGGACTTTCAGTCGAACGATCTCGTTTTGAGCATCTCGGCTGCAGACGCTGCCGGCGGCGGTGCGAACACTTATACTGTCGTTTCCGGCGACAATCTGAGCAAGATCGCGGCCAAATATGGCATCACATGGAAAGAGATCTTCGACGCAAATCGCGACATTCTCAGCAACCCTGACCTTATTCATCCGGGCCAGGAACTGAAGATCCCGTCCTAA
- the nadB gene encoding L-aspartate oxidase, with the protein MSARFGRFSLVSLVTDFIVVGSGVAGLRAAIELAQTGANVTVLTKDKASESNTEYAQGGVAVVLSEDDSANLHEGDTLVAGAGLCDEQAVEILVSEGTRYIRELIDWGTEFDRDGGSLIFTREAAHSRNRILHAHGDATGAEFVRSLIARAGREKSINLLAFANTDGLLVSDGRCVGVRYLDPILRAPKEVYAKAVIMCTGGAGQLYQHTTNPDVATGDGMAMAYLAGAEMADMEFVQFHPTALSLPNAPRFLLSEAMRGEGGVLRNINGDRFMQRYDERLELAPRDIVSRSIVAEMRRTGSRHVYLDMTAFDGEFLRERFPKINEVCLRFGLNMAEAMLPVSPASHYCMGGIRTDLWGRSTLPGLYAAGEVSCTGVHGANRLASNSLLEGLVFGARAGAAALEDSKGLAVGIPDRPTAKRTMIPSRSAISIAVKKRVKRIMWERVGILRDKASIQRALTELDQIAAGRIDRASRNFVTLAALVSRGALWREESRGGHYRTDFPETDDRFRVHSIQSIGSDIGSARRIDLSRDR; encoded by the coding sequence GTGTCTGCGCGATTTGGTAGATTCTCGTTAGTGTCTCTTGTTACGGATTTCATTGTTGTTGGCAGCGGCGTCGCCGGATTACGTGCAGCTATCGAACTCGCCCAAACAGGTGCAAATGTCACCGTCCTGACAAAGGACAAAGCCAGCGAATCGAATACCGAATATGCCCAGGGCGGCGTTGCAGTTGTCCTGTCCGAGGACGATTCGGCGAATCTGCATGAGGGCGACACACTTGTCGCCGGCGCAGGGCTCTGCGATGAACAAGCCGTCGAGATCTTGGTATCGGAGGGGACACGTTATATACGGGAGCTGATCGATTGGGGAACGGAATTTGATCGTGACGGCGGTTCGCTGATCTTTACACGCGAAGCAGCTCACTCAAGGAACCGCATCCTTCACGCTCACGGCGACGCTACCGGAGCCGAATTCGTCCGCTCTTTGATCGCGCGTGCGGGCCGTGAAAAAAGCATCAATCTGCTTGCTTTCGCAAATACGGACGGGCTCTTGGTCAGTGACGGCCGCTGCGTAGGTGTACGCTATCTCGATCCGATACTGCGTGCACCTAAAGAAGTTTACGCCAAGGCCGTCATCATGTGTACAGGCGGAGCCGGCCAGCTTTATCAGCACACCACCAATCCTGACGTGGCAACCGGCGACGGTATGGCAATGGCATATCTGGCCGGCGCCGAAATGGCCGATATGGAGTTCGTTCAATTCCACCCGACTGCGCTGAGTCTGCCGAATGCGCCGCGTTTTTTATTGTCGGAGGCTATGCGAGGCGAAGGCGGCGTCCTGCGAAACATAAATGGCGACCGTTTCATGCAGCGATACGACGAAAGGCTCGAACTCGCCCCGCGTGACATCGTTTCGCGTTCGATCGTTGCCGAAATGCGGCGAACCGGCTCGCGTCACGTATATCTGGATATGACAGCATTCGACGGAGAATTCCTCCGTGAACGCTTTCCGAAAATTAACGAGGTCTGCCTGAGATTTGGCCTGAACATGGCAGAGGCCATGCTGCCCGTCTCGCCCGCATCGCATTACTGCATGGGCGGTATCCGGACCGACCTTTGGGGACGCAGTACCCTTCCCGGCCTTTACGCTGCAGGCGAGGTCTCGTGCACCGGTGTTCACGGAGCCAATCGGCTAGCGTCAAATTCGCTGCTCGAAGGGCTCGTTTTCGGAGCTCGTGCGGGAGCAGCAGCATTGGAAGATTCCAAAGGCCTTGCGGTCGGCATCCCTGATCGTCCGACCGCCAAACGCACGATGATCCCGTCTCGCTCCGCTATATCTATAGCTGTAAAAAAGCGCGTCAAGCGAATAATGTGGGAACGCGTCGGCATATTGCGGGACAAAGCATCCATACAGCGGGCCCTCACCGAATTGGATCAGATCGCAGCCGGACGTATCGACCGTGCATCGCGTAATTTCGTCACGCTTGCCGCGCTTGTTTCCCGAGGAGCACTTTGGCGTGAAGAATCGCGAGGTGGTCATTACAGAACGGATTTTCCGGAAACAGACGATCGATTTCGTGTTCATTCCATACAATCGATCGGTTCGGACATCGGATCCGCCCGTCGTATAGATCTCAGTCGAGATCGCTGA
- a CDS encoding long-chain fatty acid--CoA ligase produces MNSNVTTLNLASIVSHHARLAPQKEAVVFGDTRFTYGQIEAMTNKVANALTKMGIGHGDKVALNCPNLPYFPIVYYGIMKTGAAVVPLCVLFKAREIEYQLRDSDAKAVFVFEGTDELPMGAETKEAFDKVDSCEHLVVMTKELTSPSPIEGHRTLAQVIGAESDKYDIFPTAPDDTCAILYTSGTTGMPKGAELTHLNLWSNVVTTYSIHLPMLDFTDGEQKTVLITLPLFHTTGQTVQMNTNIYGGNRVVLLPRFDAKTTLDTMVAEKVNFWVGVPTMYWALLRYAEETGYDISGVKENMKVCTSGGAPMPVEVMREFTEKFGVRVLEGYGLSETSPLATFNHFEKPSKPGTVGQPIFGVDVRCVDENGNEVPRGERGEVVIRGTNVMKGYYKRPDATAEAFRNGWFHTGDIGIMDEEGYLAIVDRKKDMILRGGYNVYPRELEEVIMTHPAVSMVAVLGVPDEKMGEEVKAFLVLKEGASLNHFDFIDWCREQFAANKYPRYVEFRDSLPIGNTGKISKLALREEMASHSHN; encoded by the coding sequence ATGAACAGCAATGTAACTACGCTTAATCTCGCTTCCATCGTCTCGCATCATGCCCGCCTTGCGCCGCAAAAAGAAGCGGTAGTGTTCGGCGATACGCGTTTCACCTACGGTCAGATTGAGGCGATGACGAATAAGGTCGCCAATGCGTTGACTAAAATGGGCATTGGCCACGGTGACAAGGTCGCCTTGAACTGCCCCAACCTGCCGTATTTCCCGATCGTGTATTACGGCATCATGAAAACCGGTGCCGCGGTGGTTCCGCTTTGCGTGTTGTTCAAAGCCCGCGAGATCGAATATCAGCTCCGCGATTCGGATGCGAAGGCCGTTTTTGTATTCGAAGGGACCGACGAACTGCCGATGGGTGCCGAGACGAAAGAGGCATTCGATAAGGTCGATTCCTGCGAACATCTCGTCGTGATGACGAAAGAGCTTACGTCGCCCTCGCCGATCGAAGGCCATCGGACGCTGGCGCAGGTCATCGGTGCGGAATCAGACAAATACGATATCTTCCCGACCGCGCCTGACGACACGTGCGCGATCCTTTACACGTCGGGCACGACCGGAATGCCGAAAGGAGCTGAGTTGACGCACCTCAATCTCTGGTCAAACGTCGTGACGACATACAGCATTCACTTGCCGATGCTGGATTTCACCGACGGTGAGCAAAAAACAGTTCTGATCACGCTGCCGCTTTTCCATACGACCGGGCAGACGGTTCAGATGAATACCAACATCTACGGCGGCAACCGCGTCGTCCTGCTGCCGAGGTTCGATGCAAAAACCACGCTCGACACCATGGTCGCTGAAAAGGTGAATTTCTGGGTCGGCGTACCGACGATGTATTGGGCATTGCTGCGTTATGCCGAAGAGACCGGATACGACATTTCCGGCGTGAAAGAGAACATGAAGGTCTGCACCTCCGGCGGAGCTCCGATGCCGGTCGAGGTTATGCGGGAATTCACTGAAAAATTCGGCGTCCGCGTGCTCGAAGGCTACGGCCTGAGCGAAACATCACCGCTTGCCACGTTCAATCATTTTGAGAAGCCTTCAAAACCGGGAACGGTCGGTCAGCCGATCTTCGGTGTCGATGTAAGGTGCGTTGACGAAAATGGTAACGAAGTTCCGAGAGGCGAACGAGGCGAGGTCGTAATTCGCGGTACCAACGTGATGAAGGGCTACTACAAACGCCCCGACGCGACTGCCGAAGCATTTCGCAACGGCTGGTTCCATACAGGCGATATCGGCATCATGGACGAAGAAGGTTATCTCGCGATCGTTGACCGCAAGAAAGATATGATCCTTCGCGGCGGCTACAACGTTTATCCGCGCGAGCTTGAGGAAGTGATCATGACCCATCCGGCCGTTTCTATGGTTGCCGTGCTCGGTGTGCCAGATGAAAAGATGGGCGAAGAGGTGAAAGCATTCCTTGTACTGAAAGAAGGCGCATCGCTGAATCATTTCGATTTCATCGACTGGTGCCGCGAGCAGTTCGCCGCAAATAAATATCCGCGATATGTCGAATTTCGCGACAGCCTGCCTATCGGCAATACGGGCAAGATCTCGAAACTCGCTCTACGCGAAGAGATGGCGTCGCATTCGCACAATTGA
- a CDS encoding cytochrome c: MRLSVLAKVSAVFLLSVAVLAACNAGGAANYSIKESRDYEASMFRQNCAICHGPEAEGRTLADGRVIPNLRVGPHKYATDEQIYQHISEGGNGMVPFRGQLSDREIKMLVKFVQEKLRK, translated from the coding sequence ATGCGTTTGTCGGTATTAGCAAAGGTTTCGGCGGTGTTTCTTTTATCTGTAGCGGTGCTCGCAGCATGTAATGCCGGCGGTGCGGCCAACTATTCGATCAAAGAGAGCCGCGACTACGAAGCGTCAATGTTCCGGCAGAATTGTGCGATCTGTCACGGCCCTGAAGCCGAAGGCAGAACCCTCGCCGATGGCCGCGTCATCCCGAATCTGCGCGTCGGCCCTCACAAATACGCGACCGACGAACAGATATATCAGCACATCTCTGAAGGCGGCAACGGAATGGTGCCGTTTCGCGGGCAATTGAGCGACCGTGAGATAAAGATGCTCGTCAAGTTCGTCCAGGAGAAATTGCGGAAATGA
- a CDS encoding TIGR01777 family protein, which produces MKVLITGASGLIGKALQRSFEEKGWEMLLASRSEPKDDKHIKWTVEEGFSDPERLEGIDAVVHLAGESVNGLRWTDEKKKAIRDSRVVGTRNLVDAISKLNEKPKVFVASSAIGFYGERGDEEMTEPSSAGTGFLPDVSKEWESESRRAEDAGIRTVLLRTGIVLSKDGGALGTMLTPFKFGVGGVVGSGKQWMSWISLDDQVAIINFVIENENIRGAVNAVSPNPATNEEFTKTLGDVLYRPTILPLPEFAVSMMFGEMGDALLLASTKVLPKRLLDAGFEFKYPDLKPAIESAVK; this is translated from the coding sequence ATGAAAGTTCTCATTACAGGTGCGTCGGGCCTGATCGGCAAGGCACTGCAAAGGTCGTTTGAAGAAAAAGGCTGGGAAATGCTGCTTGCGTCGCGCAGCGAACCGAAGGATGACAAGCACATTAAGTGGACGGTCGAGGAAGGTTTTTCCGACCCCGAACGGCTTGAAGGCATCGATGCAGTTGTCCATTTGGCAGGCGAAAGCGTGAATGGCCTTCGATGGACCGACGAAAAGAAAAAGGCAATTCGCGACAGCCGAGTAGTAGGCACACGTAACCTGGTCGATGCCATTTCAAAACTAAACGAGAAACCTAAGGTTTTTGTCGCATCGTCGGCTATCGGTTTTTATGGCGAACGCGGTGATGAGGAGATGACCGAACCCAGTTCCGCCGGAACAGGATTTCTACCGGATGTTTCCAAAGAGTGGGAATCCGAATCCCGCCGTGCCGAAGATGCCGGCATCCGCACCGTTCTGCTAAGAACAGGGATCGTGCTCTCAAAGGATGGCGGCGCGCTCGGGACGATGCTGACGCCATTCAAATTTGGCGTCGGCGGCGTGGTCGGCAGCGGAAAACAGTGGATGAGTTGGATATCTCTTGACGATCAGGTAGCGATCATCAATTTCGTCATCGAGAACGAGAACATTCGCGGTGCCGTGAACGCCGTCAGTCCGAATCCCGCGACGAATGAAGAGTTCACGAAAACGCTGGGAGATGTCCTCTATCGCCCGACGATCTTGCCTCTGCCGGAATTTGCCGTGTCGATGATGTTCGGCGAGATGGGCGATGCGCTGCTACTCGCCAGTACAAAGGTCCTGCCGAAGCGCCTGCTGGACGCGGGTTTCGAATTCAAATACCCCGACCTGAAACCGGCAATAGAGAGTGCTGTGAAATAG
- a CDS encoding NADPH:quinone reductase, which produces MKAILVSEFGGPEVLRFEEIDTPRPMGTQVLVRVHAAGVNPVDTYIRSGIHAVKPKLPYTPGKDAAGVVESVGEAVSRFKPGDRVYTAGSISGTYAEYSLCDETHLGILPDNISFEQGAGIWTPYATAYRALFQKAKLGAGETVIIHGASGGVGLAALQWANRVGAQAIGTASSSEGQDLIVENGAIAGFDHADPEHFAQIKEFTVGGADVIIEMLANVNLERDFEMLAMFGRIVVVGSRGSLEFTPRLAMTKDASVYGMSLFNAPQSDLNKIHTAIAEGASAGYLQPVITRTFPLADAAQAHHDVIEQKGNGKIVLVP; this is translated from the coding sequence ATGAAAGCCATTCTAGTCAGCGAATTCGGCGGGCCCGAGGTTTTGAGGTTTGAGGAGATCGACACACCGCGGCCGATGGGAACGCAAGTTCTGGTGCGAGTTCACGCGGCCGGCGTGAATCCCGTCGATACGTACATTCGTTCGGGAATCCACGCGGTCAAACCTAAACTGCCGTACACGCCGGGCAAAGACGCCGCGGGAGTTGTCGAATCGGTCGGTGAAGCGGTCTCGCGATTCAAACCGGGCGACCGAGTTTATACTGCGGGATCGATCTCGGGCACATACGCTGAATATTCACTCTGCGACGAAACTCACCTAGGAATACTGCCTGACAATATTTCCTTTGAGCAGGGGGCCGGTATTTGGACGCCTTATGCGACCGCCTATCGTGCATTGTTTCAGAAGGCAAAATTGGGCGCCGGCGAGACCGTCATTATTCATGGGGCTTCGGGCGGAGTCGGCCTGGCGGCGTTGCAGTGGGCGAATAGAGTTGGTGCTCAGGCGATAGGCACGGCGAGCAGCTCGGAAGGGCAAGATCTGATCGTCGAAAACGGTGCCATTGCAGGTTTCGATCACGCCGATCCTGAACATTTTGCTCAGATCAAGGAATTTACAGTCGGTGGAGCTGATGTGATCATCGAGATGCTGGCGAATGTAAATCTCGAACGCGATTTCGAGATGCTGGCGATGTTCGGCCGGATCGTCGTCGTCGGCAGCCGAGGTTCGCTCGAATTTACGCCGCGTCTTGCCATGACCAAAGACGCCTCCGTTTACGGAATGTCGCTATTCAATGCACCGCAGTCGGATCTCAACAAGATCCACACGGCTATTGCCGAAGGCGCCTCCGCCGGCTATCTGCAACCGGTCATCACACGTACATTCCCTCTCGCCGACGCGGCCCAAGCCCATCACGACGTCATCGAACAAAAAGGCAACGGCAAGATCGTGTTGGTGCCGTGA
- the glmS gene encoding glutamine--fructose-6-phosphate transaminase (isomerizing), whose protein sequence is MCGIVGYVGNKQVVPLIIDGLRKLEYRGYDSAGIAVVDDAKNLELRRAEGKLRNLEEVIRLCPLDGNYGIGHTRWATHGRPTEENAHPHRDKSGNVVVVHNGIIENYLTLKERLADEGHEFKTETDTEVVAHLIGSYIDKEGLSLELAVRKTVAELRGIFALAIISKDEPDTIIAVREGPPVVIGLGDGEFFVASDVPPILVHTRDVFFLGDREIAVLTKDAVRVTDFDGNIVEPQQQRITWDPIMAEKGGFKHFMLKEIYEQPRAVRDTVQGRVSLDTGKVYLDEMDISEEEFRSIASIKIAACGTSWHAGIAGRYMIEALARVPVDVDYASEFRYRDPVLRENDLLIVISQSGETADTIAAMREAKNAGCKVLAICNVQGSMITREADGTILTHAGPEIGVASTKAFTSQMIALYLFAMYLGQLRGEIEEENAKKLAQDLAELPLKIEQLLNEADSIEELTKDLFRVQDFLYLGRGINFPVALEGALKLKEISYIHAEGYPAGEMKHGPNALIDEKLPVVIVNTKENGNAASEIRYEKTHSNIVEVKSRDGIIISVLTEGDTMSSKVSDHVIEVPETSDLLSPVLSIVPLQLLSYHIAVRRGCDVDQPRNLAKSVTVE, encoded by the coding sequence ATGTGCGGAATTGTCGGATACGTTGGAAATAAACAAGTTGTGCCTTTGATCATCGACGGCCTCAGAAAGCTGGAATATCGTGGATACGATTCTGCGGGTATCGCAGTCGTTGATGATGCCAAAAATTTGGAGCTTCGCCGTGCAGAAGGTAAGCTGCGAAACCTCGAAGAAGTCATACGCCTGTGCCCACTCGACGGAAATTACGGCATCGGCCACACACGCTGGGCGACCCACGGCCGTCCGACGGAAGAAAATGCTCATCCGCATCGGGACAAGTCGGGCAATGTCGTCGTAGTTCACAACGGCATCATCGAAAATTACCTAACTCTGAAAGAACGCTTGGCGGACGAGGGCCACGAATTCAAGACCGAGACAGATACTGAGGTCGTCGCCCATCTGATCGGCAGCTACATCGACAAAGAGGGCCTTTCGCTGGAACTCGCCGTGAGGAAGACAGTCGCCGAATTGCGCGGTATTTTTGCTCTGGCGATCATCTCAAAGGACGAGCCCGACACGATCATCGCTGTCCGCGAAGGTCCGCCGGTAGTGATCGGCTTGGGAGATGGAGAGTTTTTCGTTGCGTCCGACGTGCCGCCTATCCTTGTTCACACGCGCGATGTATTTTTCCTCGGCGACCGAGAGATCGCCGTGCTGACGAAAGACGCCGTCCGTGTGACGGATTTCGACGGAAATATCGTCGAACCGCAGCAGCAGCGGATCACTTGGGATCCGATCATGGCGGAAAAAGGCGGCTTCAAGCACTTCATGCTCAAGGAGATATACGAGCAGCCGCGTGCCGTCCGCGATACGGTTCAGGGCAGGGTTTCGCTCGATACCGGAAAGGTCTATCTCGATGAGATGGACATTTCCGAAGAGGAATTCCGCTCGATCGCATCAATAAAGATCGCGGCCTGCGGTACTTCGTGGCATGCCGGCATCGCAGGGCGTTATATGATCGAGGCTCTCGCTCGTGTTCCCGTAGATGTCGATTACGCGTCGGAATTCCGTTACCGAGATCCCGTTCTGCGTGAGAACGATCTGCTGATCGTCATCTCGCAGTCCGGCGAGACTGCAGACACCATCGCCGCAATGCGCGAGGCAAAAAATGCGGGCTGTAAGGTGCTCGCGATCTGCAACGTTCAGGGCTCGATGATCACCCGCGAGGCTGACGGAACGATACTGACGCACGCGGGACCTGAGATCGGCGTTGCTTCGACAAAGGCTTTTACGTCGCAGATGATCGCGTTGTATCTATTCGCGATGTATCTCGGTCAGCTCCGAGGTGAGATCGAGGAAGAGAACGCAAAGAAACTCGCACAGGATCTCGCCGAGCTGCCGCTGAAGATCGAACAGCTTTTGAACGAGGCCGACTCGATCGAGGAACTCACAAAAGACCTTTTCCGCGTGCAGGATTTCCTGTATCTCGGCCGCGGCATCAATTTCCCCGTCGCTCTCGAAGGTGCGTTAAAGTTGAAAGAGATCAGCTACATCCACGCCGAAGGCTATCCGGCGGGCGAGATGAAGCACGGCCCGAACGCACTGATCGACGAAAAACTGCCGGTCGTGATCGTTAATACGAAAGAAAACGGCAACGCCGCGAGCGAGATCCGTTACGAGAAAACGCACTCGAATATTGTCGAGGTCAAATCGCGTGACGGCATCATTATCAGCGTCCTGACCGAGGGCGATACGATGAGCTCAAAGGTCTCCGACCACGTCATAGAGGTGCCGGAAACCAGCGACTTGCTCAGTCCCGTCCTGTCTATCGTACCGCTGCAGTTGTTGTCGTATCACATCGCCGTACGCCGAGGCTGCGACGTCGATCAGCCGCGAAATCTGGCGAAATCGGTAACTGTGGAATAG